The Amycolatopsis japonica nucleotide sequence TCCTTTGAGGGCGACCAGAGCACCTTGGGAACGCACGAGCGGGAGGCACCAGTTCGCGAGCCGGGCCAAGGGAGCGACCGCCCGGGCGGTGACGACATCCGCGCCACCGAGCTCCTCACGTACCTGCCGCTCTTCCGCGCGCCCGCGGACAACGGTGATGGGGAGTTCCAGCTTCTCGGCAACCTCGGCCAGCCAGTCGACCCGGCGAGCCATCGGTTCGAGCAGAACGATATCGAGGTCCGGTCGGCTGATCGCGAGCGGTACACCCGGAAGTCCCGCACCCGAGCCGACGTCGACCACGCGGGCGCCGTCGGGGATTCGCTCGCCGATCACGGCGGAGTTGAGGACGTGACGCTCCCACAGCCGGTCGACCTCGCGAGGCCCGATGAGCCCGCGCTCGACGCCATGCCGCTCCAGGAGTTCGACGTAGCCGGCGGCTTGCTCGACGCGGTCTCCGAATACTTCCGACGCCGCACTCCGTACCGATGCGGCGACCCCGTCCAAGCCCACTCTCGCT carries:
- the rsmG gene encoding 16S rRNA (guanine(527)-N(7))-methyltransferase RsmG, whose protein sequence is MGLDGVAASVRSAASEVFGDRVEQAAGYVELLERHGVERGLIGPREVDRLWERHVLNSAVIGERIPDGARVVDVGSGAGLPGVPLAISRPDLDIVLLEPMARRVDWLAEVAEKLELPITVVRGRAEERQVREELGGADVVTARAVAPLARLANWCLPLVRSQGALVALKGASAGEEIERDRAAVRKAGGGEPEVFECGTKVLEVPSTVVVIHRLPPKPSRPRGRRS